CAAACTGAGTCGACCCGCTTGGACGCCTCAACACCATTGTTGGACTTGGAGAAGGAAGAAAACGCTGGTTTTGTTGACGAAGAGGCAAAAGGGTCCTCAATTGATGAACCTTTTGTTGAAGACAATGAAGAAAGTGAAACCTATGAaccagaagaagaagaagaagaagaagaagaagaagatattgAAGAAAGGGAACACTATGAaccagaagaagaagaagaagaagaagaagaagaagaagaagaattaaTGGAAGGAAACAATGTGTTAAGTACTGAAGAGATGAACAAAAGATTTGATGAATTTATCAGAAAAATGAAGGAAGGATTAAGGATCGAAGCTCAACAACAATTAGTCATGGTTTAATCATCATCAAAGAATCAAAATCTCCATATTGTTCATATAGTTTCCAtgtttgtataatatatatatttctgttCTTCTCCTTTTCACTATAATTTTGTACATAAATG
The genomic region above belongs to Gossypium hirsutum isolate 1008001.06 chromosome D05, Gossypium_hirsutum_v2.1, whole genome shotgun sequence and contains:
- the LOC107921745 gene encoding VID27-like protein, with the protein product MDQTGNQKQKQSLMSQFIETQFHRNLTQLLLSVSIFSLFFSHSYCLSLFHSFSFTFHNTLAFKFISHNIDKNFIFLLCNGLLVFLAKFSGLISSSSQQSNLSDDHYNHQSFKSYTYIPQTESTRLDASTPLLDLEKEENAGFVDEEAKGSSIDEPFVEDNEESETYEPEEEEEEEEEEDIEEREHYEPEEEEEEEEEEEEELMEGNNVLSTEEMNKRFDEFIRKMKEGLRIEAQQQLVMV